The Mycolicibacterium parafortuitum nucleotide sequence CCCGAGATGCTGCGCTACTTCGACACCGTTGGCATCAGCCTGGATTCCCGGCTGCGGGTGGTGGCCCGGCGCGACTTCGCCGGCATGATCTCGGTGGCGATCGAGGATCCGGCGACAACCGGGGCCGAGACGACCGTCGATTTGGGAAGCCCGGCCGCACAAGCGATCTGGGTCGTAGCGTAAGGAGTCGCGTGGCCAAGCTGGAGTTGTCCCGATCGTTGAAGATGCCCGCCGAGGATGCCTGGGCGCACGCATCGGACCTGTCCTCGCTGGGCGACTGGATGCCGATGCACCAGGGCTGGCGCTCCGATGTCCCCGACGAGATCACCGTCGGGGCGACGATCGTCGGCGTGGCCGGCGCCAAGGGCATGCGCAACCGGGTGACGTGGACGGTCAAGGAGTTCACCCCGCCGTCGTCGCTCGCGGTGCACGGTGAGGGCGTCGGCGGCACCCGCTACAAGTTGACGATGAAGGTCGACTCGACCGGTGACGGCTGCACCTTCACGGTGCGGATGGACCTCGGCGGCGCGCCGCTGTTCGGACCCATCGGCGCGGCAGCCGCCCGCGCGGTCAAAGGTGACATCGACAGGGCCATCGAGGAATTCGAGCGGCTCTACGCCTGACCGACTGCGCCGAGTGCACGCTTTCTGCCGTGATTCGGCCGAAAACCCATCAACAACCGTGCATTCGGCGACTCACAGCGTCGCCGGGCGGATCACCACCACCGACTTGGTGCGCGCGCCGGCGTCCTGCAGCAGCGCCATGACGCGTCCGTCGGGAGCCGTCGCGGCGTAGATACCGTCGAGGCCCGCGGCGGCGAGCGGCCTGCCGTGCGCGGCGTCGACCGCCTCCTCCTCGGACAGGTCACGCCGCGGGAAGCCCTGCAGGCATGCCTCGTCGAGCGAGTAGCTGAGCTCGGCGTGGTCGGCGAGCTGCTCCAGCGTGCGGGCCTGATCGAGCCCGAACCCGCCGACGCGGGTGCGCCGCAACGCGGTCAGATGACCACCGACCCCGAGCGCGGCGCCGACGTCACGCGCCAGCGCGCGGATGTAGGTACCGCTGGAGCAGTCGACCACGACGTCCACGTCGACGAACTCGCCGTCCCGGCGGACGTCCAGCACGTCGAACCGGTCGATACGCACCGCGCGCGCCGGCAGCGTGACCTCCTCGCCGTCGCGCACCATCTGGTAGGCGCGCTTGCCCGCCACCTTGATCGCACTGACCGCCGACGGCACCTGCCGGATGTCGCCGCGCAGCGGCGCGATCGCGGCCTCGATCTCCGAATCGTCAATGTGCGCAGCCGAAACCTGATGCAGCACTTCGCCTTCGGCGTCCTCGGTGGAGGTGGTCTGCCCCAGCCGGATCGTCGCGTCGTACGACTTGTCGGTCGCGGTCAGCAGGCCGAGGATCTTGGTGGCCCGCTCGATGCCGACGACCAGCACGCCGGTGGCCATCGGATCCAGCGTTCCGGCATGGCCGACCTTGCGGGTGCCGAACAGGCGCCGGCAGCGGCCGACGACGTCGTGGCTGGTCATTCCGCCGGGTTTGTCGACCACGACCAGACCGGGGGTTGGATTGCTCCTCACGTGCGCGGGAGCAGGTGCGCTCACAGCACGATCGCGGTCAGCGCGATGCCGTTGCGCACCGACCACCGCCCGGCCAGGGACTCCAGCGGCGGGCCGAACTCCGCGGCGGGGTCGATCAGGATCCGCGACGTGAACGTCCCCGCCTGCCCGGATTCGTCGACGGCGAACGTGATGTGGGCGTCCTCGAAGCCCAGCCACCGGTGCGTCAGCGGATACCACGCCTTGTAGGTGGCCTCCTTGGCGCAGAACAGCACCCGGTCCCAGTGCACACCGCCGGGCATCCCGCCGAGCTCATGACGTTCCACCGGCAGGCTGATCGCGTCGAGCACACCGTTGGGGAGCACGTCGTGCGGTTCGGCGTCGATACCGAGCGAGCGCACCTGTTCCCGGCGCCCGACCGCCGCGCCGCGGAACCCGTCGCAGTGCGTCAGGCTGCCGACGACACCGTCGGGCCAGCACGGTTCGCCCTTCTCCCCCTTCAGGATCGGCACCGGCTCCATGCCGAGGTCGACGAGCGCCTGCCGCGCGCAGTAGCGCACGGTGACGAACTCGTTGCGCCGTTTGGCCACCGAGCGCGAGATCAGCGGCTCCTCCTCCGGCAGCGGTGCGAGTTCGGTGGGGTCGGTGTACAACTCGGCGGCCGCCAGCGCGTCGATCTCGCCCGGCAGCACACCGGCGAGCAGGGGTGCAGCGATCACGCGCGGTCCTTGATGCGCTGCTGGATCCGCGCGGCGTTGTCGCGCATCTCCTGGGTGATCTGGAAGTGCCCGCCGAACTCGTTGAGGTAGCCGGGCGCGTACTTGGGGTCCGGCAGGATCTGCCGCAACCAGCGGTAGGGCCTGCGCCGGCGCCACTCTCGCGGATACCCGACCGACACCTCTTCGAAGCGCACGCCGTCGTACCAGGTGGTGCGCGGAATGTGCAGATGCCCGTACACCGAGCAGATCGCGTTGTACCGGGTGTGCCAGTCGGCGGTGGCGGTGGTGCCGCACCACAGCGCGAACTCCGGGTAGTACATCGCGTCACACGGTTCGCGCACCATCGGGAAATGGTTGACCTGGACGGTCGGCATCATCCAGTCCAGATCCTCGAGGCGCTTGCGGGTGTAGTTGACCCGGTCGCGGCACCATGCGTCACGCGTGGCGTAGGGCTCCGACGACAACAGGTATTCGTCGGTGCCGACGATGTTGCGCTCCTTGGCGATCGCCAGTCCCTCGGCCTTCGTGCCCGCGCCCTGCGGCAGGAACGAATAGTCGTAGAGCAGGAACATCGGCACGATCGTCGCGGGGCCACCCTCCTCGGTCCACACCGGATAGGGATGTTCGGGGGTGATGACACCCATCTCGTCACACATGTTGACCAGGTAGTCGTAACGCGATTTCCCGTAGATCTGCATCGGGTCGCGCTGAGTGGTCCACAGCTCATGGTTGCCGGGGATCCAGATCACCTTGGCGAAACGCTTGCGCAGCAGGTCCAGTGCCCACCGGATCTCGTCGGTGCGCTCGGCGACGTCGCCGGCGACGATCAGCCAGTCGTCGGGCGAGGCCGGGTACAGCGACTCCGTGACCGGCTTGTTGCCGGTGTGTCCGGTGTGAAGGTCACTGACCGCCCACAAGGTGGGGCGTCGTTCGTCAGTGCTCACAACCCGTCAGCCTACTGGTGGACCGGCGCGGGGCACCGTCCGGCAACTAGAACAGGTTCTAAGTTCCTGTCCGCGCGCTGAGTGCCGCCCGTTACACTCCCGGGACGAGCCCGATCACGAACCGATGACTCTGGAGGTGTCATGGTCGCCAAGCTGCGACTGTTCTCGGCGCTGTGCGCGCTGGTCGCAGCGGTGGTCGTGGTCTGGCAGGTGGAACCCGCGGCGACCGCCGGGCCCGACCGGGTCGACCTGCGGTCGACGCATGCGCCGCTGCCACTGCAGACGACGACGATCAAATGGCCGGTGCTCGATCTGACCGACCCCGATCCGTTCGACCCGTGCCGTGACATCCCGCTCGACGTGATCGAGCGCCTCGGGCTGGCGTTCACCCCGCCGGCGCACGAGGACAGCCTGCGCTGCAAGTACGACGCCGGGAACTACCAGATGGCGGTCGAGGCCTTCGTGTGGCGCACCTACGAGGAGACGCTGCCGCCCGACGCCGTCGAACTCGACATCAACGGCCACCGGGCCGCCCAGTTCTGGATCATGAAGCCGACGGACTGGAACAACCGCTGGTGGATCACCTGCATGGTCGCGTTCAAGACCAGCTACGGGGTGATCCAGCAGTCCCTGTTCTATTCGCCGGTCTACTCCGAGCCCGACCCCGACTGCATGCAGACCAATCTGCAGCGCGCCCACGAGCTCAGCCCGTATTACGTCTACTGACACGTAACCTCGTGTCGTGACCCGCCTGCAGCAGGCCGCGCTGACCAAGCTCGGCAGCGTATTGCGGCTCCCCCCGGCAACCACCGAGTTCGCCGTGCACCGGCATCTGCCGGTGCCGATGCGCGACGGCGTCGACCTCGTCGCCGACCACTACGCGCCGCACACCACCACGCCCGCGGGCACGCTGCTGGTGCGCGGCCCGTACGGGCGAGGCTGGCCGTTCTCGGCGCTGTTCGGCGCGGTGTACGCCGCGCGCGGCTACCACGTGGTGGTGCAGAGCGTGCGCGGCACGTTCGGTTCCGGCGGCGAGTTCGACCCGTTCGTCAACGAGGCCGCCGACGGCGCCGACACCGTCGGGTGGCTTCGGACCCGACCGTGGTTCACCGGCACCTTCGCGACCCTCGGGCTGTCCTACCTGGGCTGGACGCAGTGGGCTCTGTTGTCCGATCCGCCGCCGGAGTTGAAGGCGGCCGTGATCACCGTCGGCCCCCACGACATAAGCGGACCTCGTTGGGGCACCGGGTCGTTCGCGCTGAACGATTTCCTCGGCTGGAGCGATCTGGTCTCCCGCCAGGAGGATCCGCGACGGCTGCGGGTGCTGCTGCACCAACTGCGGGCGCAACGGCTGGTCACCCGGGCCGCGCTGGGCACACCGCTGGGCGAGTCGAGCCGGGCGCTGCTCGGCGACGGCGCACCGTGGTTCGAATCCTGGCTGGAGCATCCCGCCCCCGACGACCCGTTCTGGACCCGGCTGCGCGCCGACGACGCGCTCGACCACAGCGAGGTGCCGGTGCTGTTCCTGACGGGATGGCAGGACCTGTTCCTTGAGCAGACGCTCGAGCAGTACCGCCGGCTGCGCACCCGCGGGGTGGCCACCGGCCTGACCATCGGACCGTGGACGCACGGTCACATGATGACCAAGGCCGCACCGACAGTGCTGCGCGAGACGATGGACTGGCTCGGCACTCATCTCGCCGGGGCGCCGGCGGGCAGGCCGGCACCGGTCCGCATCCACGTCCACGGCGCGGGGTGGCGTGAACTGCCCGACTGGCCGCCGGTCACCGACGAGCAGGTGCTCTATCCCGTGTCCGGCCGCCGATTGACCTCGCACGCAGGCGAATCCGGTCAGGTGACGTTCGTGTACAACCCGGCCGATCCGACGCCGACGGTCGGCGGCCGGCTGTTGTCCCCGGTGGGCGGCTATCGCGACGACACCGAACTGGCCCGCCGCGCCGACACGGTGACGTTCACGAGCACCCCGCTGCCTGCCGATCTTCGGGTGATCGGGGCACCGGTGGTAGAGCTGGCGCACGAATGCCCGAACCCGCACAACGATCTGTTCGTCCGGATCAGCCAGGTCGAATCCGACGGCACCTCACACAACGTCAGCGACGGCTACCTGGCCTCGGCGCCGGTGTCGGGCACCGCCCGCGTCGACCTCGACGCGACCGGGTGGACGTTCCCCGCCGGGTCGCGGATCAGGCTGCTGGTCGCGGGCGGATCCCATCCGAGGTTCCTACGCAACCACGGGACCAGTGAATCAGCTTCCACAGCAACGAGTTTCGCGACGGCCCGGCACACGCTCCGGTTGGGTGGGCAGACCCGTGTGACGCTGCCGGTGTCAGCCGACTGAATCGCGTACCCGCGCCGCGATCGACTCCAGGGTCGCGTCGTCGTGCACCGGTGCCCCCCAGGCCGGGCTGACCGGCAGCTGCACCCAGCTCGAACAACCCCGGTACTCCGGGGTGCGCGCGAGCCGCACCGGCGCCTCGAGCGGGGCCGCCGACACGACGAGCACGGTCAGACGGTGCCGTGGCCGGAAATCGAGGCGATCCTCCTGCACCGACTGCGCCGTCCAGATATGCAGCGGCGCAATCTCTTCCAATCCGTCGGGGCGTTCCACCGAGATCGCCGCGACCACCCGGGCACCGGCCCGCAGCACGACGGCGTCATCGGTGCTGTCGCAGGCCGCAGTCTCCAGTAGGTCGCGGTGTTCGGCGCGGACCCGCTCGGCGTGGCTGTGTGCGACCGTCGGAAACAGCAGGAACCGCGACCGGGCCACCTCGGGGGCGACCTCGAATCGTTTCTCGTGGATGCCGCCCTTGCGCAGCAGCACGGTCTGTCGGCCGTCGAGCAGCGCGTGCACCGCGGCGCCCCACTCCTTGAGCGCGGGGTGGGTCGGCGTCGCGGTCACGCGAGATTCAACCGGGCACGCACCTCGGGGCGGCGCAGCGGCGGAACGGTTTTCGGTGGCTGTCTGCGGGGCTGCAGGCCGGCCAGCAGCCGGCGGGTGGAGTCGGTGACCTCGGCGACCGCGGCCTCGAACGCCTCGACGTTGGCCCCCGACGGCCGGGTGATCCCGCTGACCTTGCGGACGTACTGGCGGGCAGCGGCCTCGATCTCGTCGGCCGTCGCGGCCGGCTCCAGGCCCCGCAGCTCGGTGATGTTTCGGCACATGGACACCACGATAGGCGCGCGTCCGTGCTCCGGTTACGGTGTGGCGATGAGCACCGAGAACTCCGCCGCCGATGTCCTGCTGGTCGACACCACCGACCGTGTCCGCACGCTGACGCTGAACCGGCCCGGTTCGCGCAACGCGCTCTCGGCGGCGCTGCGCCACGAGCTGTTCGGGGCGCTGCGGCAGGCCCAGACCGACGACGACGTCGACGTGGTTATCCTGACCGGCGCCGATCCGGTGTTCTGCGCGGGCCTGGACCTCAAGGAGCTCGGCGACACCACCGAACTGCCGGACATCTCGCCGAAGTGGCCGCCGATGACCAAGCCGGTGATCGGCGCGATCAACGGGCCCGCGGTGACCGGCGGGCTGGAGATCGCGCTGTACTGCGACATCCTGATCGCGTCGGAGCACGCCCGATTCGCCGACACCCACGCCCGGGTCGGGCTGCTTCCGACCTGGGGTCTGTCGGTGCGGCTGCCGCAGAAGGTCGGTGTCGGGATGGCGCGGCGGATGAGCATGACCGGCGATTACCTGTCGGCCGAGGATGCGCTGCGCTGCGGTCTGGTCACCCAGGTGGTGCCGCATGCCGAGCTGCTCGACACCGCCCGTTCGATCGCCGCGTCCATCGTCGGCAACAACCAGAAGGCCGTGCGCGCGTTGCTGGCGTCGTACCACGACATCGACGACGCGCAGAACGGGGGCGCGCTGTGGCAGGAGGCCTCGGCGGCCCGCGAGTGGATGAAGAGCACCAGCGGCGACGACATCGCGGCCAGCCGCAGCAGCGTGATCGACCGCGGCCGATCCCAGGTGCGGCCGTAGGGCGGTCACCCCGGCACCGCGAACGCGCGGGTCTGCACAGCGACACTCCGTGTCGAGGAGTGCAAGACCGCGCGCTCATCCCCGTTGACAGCGCCCCCGGGGTACTTGGCACAGTCGAGAGATGACCGGTCTCGCCCGCCGACCACGTCCTCGACATCGGCTGCGGCCCGGGCAATGCCGCCCGTATCGCCGCTGCCCGCGGCGCCCAGGTCACGGGCGTCGACCCGTCCGCGTCGATGCTGCGGGTCGCGCGCGCCGTCACCCGCGACCCATCGGTCACGTGGGTGCGGGGCGGCGCGGAGGCACTGCCGGTCCCGGACGCGGTGGCGACGGTCGGGTGGGCGCTGGCCACCGTGCACCACTGGCCCGACGTCGACGCCGGTTTGGCCGAGATACGCCGGGCGCTCGCCCCCGGGGCCCGGTTCCTGGCCGTCGAACGACAGACCGAACCCGATGCGACCGGCTTCGCCAGCCACGGCTGGACCGGCGCTCAGGCCGAGACGTTCGCCGCGATCTGTGAATCCGCCGGGCTCACCGATGCCCGCGTCGAAAGCCATCGCGCCGGCAAGCGGCAGGTCTGGACGGTCCACGCGACCCGCCCCTAGCTGCCGATCGCGGTCGGTCCGCAACCCCTGAGGGCCCGGGCCCAGAAGCCTGGGGCACTTGAGGCGCATTCACTCCCCGCGAATGCGCCGTCCTGCACGGCAGACACGGAGTGTCGCCGTGCAGACGTGCGCGCTCGGCGAGCGACGCGCCCACGTCACGACCTCAGCGGGTTCCCGGGATCAGCCAGCGGCCCGACAGCGCGCGCCACCCGACGAAGACCAACCGCAGCACCATGAACGTGCTCAGCCCGGCCCAGATCCCGAGCAGACCCCACCCGAACGCCAGCGACAACCAGATCAGCGGCAGGAACCCGAGCAACGCGCTGGCCAGCGTCGCGTTGCGCATGAACGTCGCATCGCCGGCGCCGAGCAGCACGCCGTCGAGTGCGAACACGATCCCGGCGACGGGAAGTTGCGCGACCAGGAACCACCACGGCACGCCGATCTCGTCGAGCACCGACTGATCGGAGGTGAACACCGTCGGGAACACCGACGACCCCAGCGCGAACACCGCGGCCAACACGAACCCGGCGACCGTGGAGAAGATCGTCACCCGCCACGCGACCGCCTTGGCGTGCGCGAGCTGCCCGGCGCCGAGCGCGGCACCGACCAGTGACTGCGCGGCGATCGCCAGCGAATCCAGCACCAGCGCAAGGAAACTCCACAACTGCAGCACGACCTGGTGGGCGGCGACCGAAGCGGCTCCGAACCGGGCCGCGACGGCACCCGCGGAGATGAAGCAGGCCTGGAAGGCCATGGTGCGCAACACCAGGTCGCGTCCCATCATGACCTGGGCGCGCACCACCGCGGGCTGCAGCCGCAACGGGACCTTCTCGACCACCAGGGCCCGGCAGAACAGCGCGGCGGCCAGCCACTGCCCCACCACGTTGGCGACCGCCGACCCCGGCAGCCCCAGCTCCGGCGCGCCGAACCAGCCGTAGACCAGCACCGGACACAGCACCGCCGACAACGCGAATCCGACGACCACATAGCGCAGTGGCCGCACGGTGTCCTGCACACCGCGCATCCAGCCGTTCCCGGCGGCGGCGATCAGGATCGCGGGCACCGCCAGGCTGGCGATCCGCACCCACGGCAGCGCGGCATCGGCGATCTCCCCGCCGGCGGCCAACGCCGACACCAGCGGCACCGCCGTCAGTTGCACCGCGGCCACCACGGTCACGCCGATCCCCAGCGCCAGATATGTCGCCTGCACGCCCTCCTGCACCGCGGTGGCGCGGTCACCGGCACCGTAGAACCGGGCTGCGCGTGCCGTCGTGCCGTAGGACAGGAACGTCAGCTGCGAGCTCAGCACACCCATGATCAGCGCCCCGATCGCCAGCCCGGCCAGGCTGAGCGCACCCAGCCGGCCGATGACGGCCAGGTCGAACAGCAGGTAGATGGGTTCTGCGGCAAGCACTCCCAACGCCGGCAGCGCCAACCCGGCGATGCGCCGGCTGGTGGCCGGAGCGACGCCGTCAGCCAAGGGCCGCACGCAGGGCCGCGACGACGTCGGCCGCAGATCCGGTCGCCGAGTACCCGGCGGCCACGCGATGCCCGCCCCCGCCGAAGGTGCCCGCGACCGCGGCGACGTCGAATGTCTTGGCGCGCATGGACACCGACCAGCGTGCCGGCCCGATCTCCTTGAACACCGCGGCCACCTCGGCCTGCGCGGTGGTGCGCACGATGTCGACGATGCTCTCGACTTCCTCGGGGCGCGCATTCGCCAGCTCGTCGTGGTCGACGACGGCGTAGACGAAACCGCGCCCCCCGGCCGCGTCGGTGACCAGCTCGGCCGATCCGAGCACCCGCGACAGCATCGGCAGCCATGCGAACGGATGCGTGTCGAGCAGCGTGCGACTGATCGCGGCGTTGTCGACACCGACCTCGACCAACCGGGCCGCCAGCCGGTGCGCCCGCGCACTCGCCCAGCGGAACGATCCGGTGTCGGTGGTCAATCCGGCGTAGAGGCAGTGCGCCACCGCGAGATCGATCGGCTTGCCCCATGCGTCGAGCAGCTCGGCGACCAGCATCGTCGTCGAATCCGCGGTGGGGTCGACGAAGTTCGCGGTACCGAACAACTGATTCGACGCGTGGTGGTCGATGACGAGCACGTCTGCCGCGCGCTCGGCGATCTCGGCCAGCGCGCCCAGCCGGTTGACGCTGGGGATGTCGACGGTCACGACCAGGTCGGCGTCGCGTCGCATCCGCGCCGGTGGCACCAGAAGATGCCCACCGGGCAGCGAATGCAGCGAGTCGGGCAGGGTGTCCGGCTCGGCGAAGCTGACCTCGACCGACGTGCCCGCGGCGTCGAGTACCAGCGCCAGCGCCAGCCCGGCACCGATCGTGTCGGCGTCCGGGAAGACGTGGCAGACGATGCTCACGCGTTCCGCCCGGGTCAGCAGTTCCGCCGCACCGCAGGCGTCCACGCTCACGCCCGGGATGCGGACGTGAGCCGTCGGATCAGTTATCGAGCGTGTCGGCGCCACCCTTGTCCTCAGCGTCCCCGGTTGCCTCGTCCTCCCCGACTACACGGTAAGGGTCGGCATCGCCCGCGTGCTTGGCGCCCTCGCGAACTCTCGCCAAATCCTCATCAGCCGCGCGGGCTTTCGCCAGGAGCGCCTCCATATGATGCGCGGCGTCGGGCACGGTGTCGCGGGCGAACGCCAGCGTCGGGGTGAACCGAACCCCCAACGAGGCCCCGACCCGGGTACGCAGCACGCCTTTGGCCTTCTCCAGGCCGGCGGCGGCGCCCTCGTAGTCGGGTTCCTCGTCGAGGGACCGGCCCAACACCGTGTAGTACAGCGTGGCGTCATGCAGGTCGTTGGTGACCTTGGCGTCGGTGATCGTCACCCCGGCCAGCCGCGGATCCTTGATCTCGTACTCGATGGCCGAGGCGACGAGCGTGGAGATCCGCTTGGCGAGCCGCTTGGCCCGTGCGGGATCAGCCATGACGCTCCTCGCGCAAGCGCTCGTCAGCCATCGCTACCGCCCTTTGCTCTTCGCGCAAGCGCTCATCCGCCTGCCGATGCTCTTCGCGCAAGCGCTCATCGCTACGTCCGTGCCTTCTCGACCAGCTCGTACGTCTCGATGATGTCGCCTTCCTTGATGTCGTTGTAGGTCAGCGTCAGACCGCACTCGTAGCCCTCGCGGACCTCGGTGGCGTCATCCTTCTCCCGCTTGAGCGACGAGATGGTGAGGTTCTCGGCGACCACCACGTTGTCACGCAGCAGGCGTGCCTTCGCGTTGCGGCGCATGATCCCCGACTGCACGAGACAGCCGGCGATGTTGCCGACCTTGGACGACCGGAAGATCGCCCGGATCTCGGCGCGGCCGAGTTCCTTCTCCTCGTAGATCGGCTTGAGCATGCCCTTGAGCGCGGCCTCGATCTCGTCGATCGCCTGGTAGATGATCGAGTAGTAGCGGATCTCGACGCCCTCGCGGTTGGCCAGCTCGGTCGCCTTGCCCTCGGCGCGGACGTTGAAGCCGATGATGATCGCATCCGAGGCCGACGCCAGGTTGACGTTGGTCTCGGTGACACCACCGACACCGCGATCGATGACTCGCAGCTGCACTTCGTCGTCGACCTGGATGCCCAGCAGGGCCTCCTCGAGGGCTTCGACCGTACCGGCGTTGTCGCCCTTGAGGATCAGGTTCAGCTGGCTGGTTTCCTTCAGCGCCGAATCCAGGTCCTCCAGGCTGATCCGCTTGCGGGTGCGGGCGGCCAGCGCGTTGCGCTTGCGCGCGCTGCGCCGGTCGGCGATCTGGCGGGCGATGCGGTCCTCGTCCACGACGAGGAAGTTGTCGCCTGCGCCCGGCACCGACGTGAAGCCGATGACCTGCACCGGACGCGACGGCAGCGCCTCGGTGACGTCCTCGCCGTGCTCGTCGACCATGCGACGGACGCGGCCGTAGGCATCGCCGGCCACCACCGAGTCGCCGACCCGCAGCGTGCCGCGCTGGATGAGCACGGTCGCCACCGGGCCGCGGCCACGGTCGAGGTGGGCTTCGATCGCGACGCCCTGGGCCTCCATGTCGGGGTTGGCCCGCAGGTCCAGCGATGCGTCGGCGGTCAGGATCACCGCTTCGAGCAGCTGCTCGATGTTGGTGCCCGCCTTGGCCGAGATGTCGACGAACATCGTGTCGCCGCCGTACTCCTCGGGCACCAGGCCGTACTCGGTCAGCTGACCGCGGATCTTGGCCGGGTCGGCGCCTTCCTTGTCGATCTTGTTGACCGCCACCACGATCGGCACGTCGGCGGCCTGCGCATGGTTGACCGCTTCCACCGTCTGCGGCATGACGCCGTCGTCGGCCGCGACCACCAGGATCGCGATGTCGGTGGCCTTCGCACCGCGGGCACGCATGGCGGTGAACGCCTCGTGACCCGGGGTGTCGATGAAGGTGATCGGCCGCTCGTTGCCGTCCAGGTCGACAGTGACCTGGTAGGCGCCGATGTGCTGGGTGATACCGCCGGCCTCACCCTCGCGCACGGTCGCGTTACGGATGGTGTCGAGCAGTCGGGTCTTGCCGTGGTCGACGTGGCCCATGACGGTGACGACCGGCGGACGGAACTCCAGATCGTCCTCGTCTCCGGAATCCTCGCCGTAGGAGAGGTCGAAGGACTGCAGCAGCTCGCGGTCCTCGTCCTCCGGGGACACGACCTGCACGACGTAGTTCATCTCGCTGCCGAGCAGCTCGAGGGTCTCGTCGCCGACGGACTGCGTCGCGGTGACCATCTCACCGAGGTTGAACAGCGCCTGCACCAGCGAAGCCGGGTTGGCGTTGATCTTCTCGGCGAAGTCGCTCAGCGATGCGCCGCGGGCCAGCCGGATGGTCTCGCCGTTGCCGTGCGGCAACCGCACGCCACCGACGACCGGCGCCTGCATGTTCTCGTATTCGGCGCGTTTCGCCCTCTTCGACTTGCGTCCACGCTTGGGCGCGCCGCCGGGACGACCGAAGGCACCTGCGGCACCACCGCGCTGGCCGGGACGGCCACCGCCGCCACCGGGACGGCCGCGGAAGCCACCGGGAGCCGCGCCGCCACCGCCGCC carries:
- a CDS encoding MATE family efflux transporter — encoded protein: MADGVAPATSRRIAGLALPALGVLAAEPIYLLFDLAVIGRLGALSLAGLAIGALIMGVLSSQLTFLSYGTTARAARFYGAGDRATAVQEGVQATYLALGIGVTVVAAVQLTAVPLVSALAAGGEIADAALPWVRIASLAVPAILIAAAGNGWMRGVQDTVRPLRYVVVGFALSAVLCPVLVYGWFGAPELGLPGSAVANVVGQWLAAALFCRALVVEKVPLRLQPAVVRAQVMMGRDLVLRTMAFQACFISAGAVAARFGAASVAAHQVVLQLWSFLALVLDSLAIAAQSLVGAALGAGQLAHAKAVAWRVTIFSTVAGFVLAAVFALGSSVFPTVFTSDQSVLDEIGVPWWFLVAQLPVAGIVFALDGVLLGAGDATFMRNATLASALLGFLPLIWLSLAFGWGLLGIWAGLSTFMVLRLVFVGWRALSGRWLIPGTR
- a CDS encoding DHH family phosphoesterase, whose product is MPGVSVDACGAAELLTRAERVSIVCHVFPDADTIGAGLALALVLDAAGTSVEVSFAEPDTLPDSLHSLPGGHLLVPPARMRRDADLVVTVDIPSVNRLGALAEIAERAADVLVIDHHASNQLFGTANFVDPTADSTTMLVAELLDAWGKPIDLAVAHCLYAGLTTDTGSFRWASARAHRLAARLVEVGVDNAAISRTLLDTHPFAWLPMLSRVLGSAELVTDAAGGRGFVYAVVDHDELANARPEEVESIVDIVRTTAQAEVAAVFKEIGPARWSVSMRAKTFDVAAVAGTFGGGGHRVAAGYSATGSAADVVAALRAALG
- the rbfA gene encoding 30S ribosome-binding factor RbfA, translated to MADPARAKRLAKRISTLVASAIEYEIKDPRLAGVTITDAKVTNDLHDATLYYTVLGRSLDEEPDYEGAAAGLEKAKGVLRTRVGASLGVRFTPTLAFARDTVPDAAHHMEALLAKARAADEDLARVREGAKHAGDADPYRVVGEDEATGDAEDKGGADTLDN
- the infB gene encoding translation initiation factor IF-2, which produces MAGKARVHELAKELGVTSKEVLARLGEQGEFVKSASSTVEAPVARRLRESFGGGKTDKVKPGAEASNGAPAKPSAPERRPGPRPGPPAPAQPKAPEPAAPAAAAPTPAAPTPPPAAPPAPTPAAPAASAASPEAPAARPTPGPRPGPGGPRPGAPKPAARTPRVGNNPFSSQQPVERPAPRPAAGPGGPRPGPGPAGPRPGGGPRPGATPGNMPPRPQGARPGGGPRPGGGPRPGAGPRPTPGGAGRPGGGGGGGNYRGGGAGGGGGAAPGGFRGRPGGGGGRPGQRGGAAGAFGRPGGAPKRGRKSKRAKRAEYENMQAPVVGGVRLPHGNGETIRLARGASLSDFAEKINANPASLVQALFNLGEMVTATQSVGDETLELLGSEMNYVVQVVSPEDEDRELLQSFDLSYGEDSGDEDDLEFRPPVVTVMGHVDHGKTRLLDTIRNATVREGEAGGITQHIGAYQVTVDLDGNERPITFIDTPGHEAFTAMRARGAKATDIAILVVAADDGVMPQTVEAVNHAQAADVPIVVAVNKIDKEGADPAKIRGQLTEYGLVPEEYGGDTMFVDISAKAGTNIEQLLEAVILTADASLDLRANPDMEAQGVAIEAHLDRGRGPVATVLIQRGTLRVGDSVVAGDAYGRVRRMVDEHGEDVTEALPSRPVQVIGFTSVPGAGDNFLVVDEDRIARQIADRRSARKRNALAARTRKRISLEDLDSALKETSQLNLILKGDNAGTVEALEEALLGIQVDDEVQLRVIDRGVGGVTETNVNLASASDAIIIGFNVRAEGKATELANREGVEIRYYSIIYQAIDEIEAALKGMLKPIYEEKELGRAEIRAIFRSSKVGNIAGCLVQSGIMRRNAKARLLRDNVVVAENLTISSLKREKDDATEVREGYECGLTLTYNDIKEGDIIETYELVEKART